In the Brassica napus cultivar Da-Ae chromosome A7, Da-Ae, whole genome shotgun sequence genome, one interval contains:
- the LOC106357737 gene encoding glucan endo-1,3-beta-glucosidase 12, translated as MDYLRAFHFLVLILSAISLSEAGSIGVNYGRISDELPSAFKVVQLLKSQGIDRVKIFDADPAVLKALSGSGIRVTVDLPNEMLFSAAKRPSFAATWVKRNVAAYHPTTQIESIAVGNEVFVDPHNTTKYLIPAMRNIHKALVSYNLHSSIKISSPLALSALQNSYPSSSGSFRPELVDLVIKPMLDFLRETGSRLMINVYPFFAYEGNSDVIPLDYALLRENPGMVDSGNGLRYFNLFDAQIDAVFAAMSALKYDDIEIIVTETGWPSKGDENEVGASVANAASYNGNLIRRVLTGGGTPLRPKADLTVYLFALFNENKKFGATSERNYGLFFPDEKKVYDIPFTQEGLKHYRDGGHNTPATGDQQVTPPNNGGGVSKSLTGSTWCVANGDAGKDRLQGGLDYACGDGGADCRPIQRGAPCYSPDTLEAHASFAFNSYYQKKGRAGGSCYFGGAAYVVSQPPKYGRCEFPTGY; from the exons ATGGACTATCTCAGAGCGTTCCACTTCCTAGTCCTTATTCTCTCGGCCATTTCACTCTCAG AGGCTGGTTCCATTGGCGTCAACTATGGCCGAATCTCTGACGAGCTCCCATCAGCATTCAAAGTAGTACAACTGCTTAAATCCCAAGGAATAGACCGGGTCAAAATCTTTGACGCCGACCCGGCTGTTCTAAAAGCCTTATCCGGATCTGGAATCCGGGTCACAGTAGATCTGCCAAATGAAATGCTTTTCTCAGCCGCCAAACGCCCTTCCTTCGCGGCTACATGGGTTAAACGCAATGTAGCAGCTTACCATCCGACGACGCAGATCGAATCAATCGCGGTAGGAAACGAGGTCTTCGTAGATCCACACAACACAACCAAGTACCTAATCCCAGCTATGAGAAACATTCACAAAGCTCTCGTCAGCTACAACCTCCACTCCTCCATTAAAATCTCTTCTCCTTTAGCCTTAAGCGCGCTTCAAAACTCTTACCCTTCTTCCTCCGGATCTTTCCGACCAGAACTCGTCGATCTTGTCATTAAACCGATGTTGGATTTCTTACGCGAAACCGGTTCGAGGCTCATGATAAATGTCTATCCTTTCTTCGCGTACGAAGGAAACTCAGATGTGATTCCTCTAGACTACGCTTTGCTTAGAGAGAATCCAGGAATGGTTGATTCGGGTAACGGACTGAGATACTTCAACCTCTTCGACGCACAGATCGACGCCGTCTTCGCAGCTATGTCGGCGCTGAAGTACGACGATATTGAGATTATCGTGACGGAGACTGGATGGCCGTCCAAAGGAGACGAAAACGAAGTCGGAGCCAGCGTGGCAAACGCAGCGTCGTACAACGGAAACTTAATCCGTCGGGTTTTAACCGGAGGTGGAACTCCGTTACGTCCCAAAGCAGATCTCACTGTCTATCTCTTCGCTCTCTTCAACGAGAACAAGAAGTTCGGAGCTACGTCGGAGAGAAACTACGGTCTCTTCTTCCCCGACGAGAAAAAAGTATACGACATTCCTTTCACGCAGGAAGGGTTGAAGCATTACCGCGACGGTGGTCATAATACTCCGGCCACCGGAGATCAGCAAGTTACGCCTCCGAACAACGGTGGTGGTGTGTCGAAGAGCTTGACGGGGAGCACGTGGTGTGTGGCTAATGGTGATGCGGGGAAGGATCGGCTACAGGGTGGTTTAGATTACGCTTGTGGTGACGGAGGTGCTGATTGCCGTCCGATCCAGCGTGGTGCCCCGTGTTACAGTCCAGATACACTCGAGGCGCACGCTTCTTTTGCTTTCAATAGTTATTACCAGAAGAAAGGGCGTGCCGGAGGTAGCTGTTACTTCGGCGGCGCTGCCTACGTCGTTAGCCAACCACCAA AGTACGGAAGATGCGAGTTCCCGACAGGATACTAA